GTGATGAACAAGCTCCACCAAGCtgtactttttctctttcagcacaTTCAGCTCTCTGAACGTGAATGGAAATGTGAACTGGATGTCCCGGTTGGCTTTGTCTTCAGCCCAGTCCAGAGTGAACTTCTGTGTTAGCACTGTTTTCCCGATGCCAGCCACTCCCTTTGTCATCACTGTTCTGATCTGTTCGTCTCGTCCAGGTGAGCCTTTAAAGATGTCTTGTTGTCTGATGGTTGTTTCTGGTCTGACTGGTTTCCTGGATGCTGTTTCAATCTGTCTGACCTCATGTTCATCATTGACCTCTGCAGTCCCTCCCTCTGTGATGTAGAGCTCTGTGTAGATCTGATTCAGGAGGGTCGGGGTTCCTGCTTTAGCGatccc
The Plectropomus leopardus isolate mb unplaced genomic scaffold, YSFRI_Pleo_2.0 unplaced_scaffold57096, whole genome shotgun sequence DNA segment above includes these coding regions:
- the LOC121939712 gene encoding NACHT, LRR and PYD domains-containing protein 3-like yields the protein EELADCLQRRSHSAVCQRELKCNLQKKFQCVFEGIAKAGTPTLLNQIYTELYITEGGTAEVNDEHEVRQIETASRKPVRPETTIRQQDIFKGSPGRDEQIRTVMTKGVAGIGKTVLTQKFTLDWAEDKANRDIQFTFPFTFRELNVLKEKKYSLVEL